CCTCCCCAGTGAGGGGCTCTCGGGGGAATAAGTAACCATTGGATACCATCATCCGCTAGTGTGCTAGAAACGGTGTCCTTGTGTGTTTGTGAAGAAAGCAATTCTTGCATCTCGTCGAGGGATCGCTTAGCTCCAATAAAGTTTGTGCCATTGTCACTGTAGATCTTACTGCACTTGCCACGTAAGGATATGAAGCGCCGCAAGGCAGCCAAGAAAGTTTCCGTCGTCAGGTCTGTTGCAAGTTCCAGGTGGATGGCCGAGGTGACCATGCACACAAATAGGCATATGTAACCCTTGCTGATACGTGGCTTCCGAACCTTTGCATCCTTGAGAAGGATTGGACCTGCATAGTCGCAACCAGTATGTATAAATGGAAGCGCTTGAGTAATGCGTACGCTGGGTAAATTAGCCATTTGTTGCTGGGATGTATGGGAGCGTTGACGAAAGCAAGCTAAACAGTCGTGTGTTATCTTCCGAATTAGATTCCGTGCTCCAAATATCCAGAATTTTTGccgaacaataacaaaaagtgaGAAAACTCCAGGGTGGAGGTTCACTCGGTGCTCGTGTTCCAGTATTAGCTTTGAGATGCGATGTGCTTTCGGTAGCAAAACTGGGTGTTTTGCATCCCTTGACAACTGCGAGTGGTGCAGTCGTCCGCCTACCCTTAGCAAATCGTTTTCGTCGATTATGGGTGCCAGTTTGACCAGCTGTGATCGGTTCTTGAGGGGTTTTTTACCGAGGAGCAATTGGTAATCGTCCTGGAAACATCCTTGTGCGTGCTTTATGCAAAGAATCCTTGCCGCCTTGATCTCTTCAAATGAGAGTGCTCCGGATACCTTTTCGCGAGATGGATTTCGAGTACGTTGAATAAACCGCATCACGTAGCCGACAATGTGTACGAGCTTGATCCAAGAAGAGACTCGTTCGATTAGTTCATCAAGTAGATGAATCTGGGTTGCTTCTGTCAATGTAGCCAAACAGTTGGATTTGACTTCTCCTTGAATGCGTTTGTCTGTAAGAGATAAACCGAACCGTGAATCGTTTAACTTTACCAGGTACTGATCCTTGTCCCGTAGCCATTGAGGCCCATTCCACCACAAATGGAAGTCGATGAGATCAGCAGCCATCAGTCCCCTGGATGCACAGTCAGCTGGGTTTGTTTTGGAATCGAAATGACGCCAAGCACTCCTTGGAATGGTGTCAAGGATTTCCGAGGTTCTGTTTCCAACAAATGTCTTGAGTTGGGCTGGCGCATACGATAGCCAGGAGAGCACTATTGAAGAGTCGGACCAGCCAAAAACAGTTATGTTCTTGTGGCGTAATCCAGATGTGATTGAGCGAATCAGTTGGCTGAGAAGAAGTGCTGCGCAAAGTTCCAGACGTGGCAAGGATTGTTGTTTCAGTGGAGCCACCCTTGTTTTCGCAGCCACAATGGACACCGAGATGGATCCATCTTCGTTTGTAACTCTGCTGTACACCACAGCAGCATACGCCTTGGTTGAAGCATCCGAAAATCCGTGGAGTTCGATGTTGTCCGGGTCGTTGGCAACAAATCGTGGTAGCCGGAATTTTTGAAGAGTGTCCAGATCTGCTCTCCACTTCAGCCAGTTGTCCGCCAGTTTAGAGTCCGAGAGGAGCAAATATCCTCGAGACGTCGGACAAGACTTGTCTCTTTGTGCAATCAGGATTTGCAGCAAGACCGACGTTGTACGTTAGAACGTCGTTTCCAGGATGCCAGTACAGTCCGAGAACCTTCACTGGTGACGTTTGTGCAGATTGTGTGTCGCCATCGTTCGTCTGTATGCATGGTGTATTCGATACCCATTTCCCGAGTTCAAGGTTGGCGCGAGACATCAGCTGAACTAGCTCGTTTCGGTTTCGAAGTAGCTCATCCTCACTGTTTGACCCAGTAAGAACGTCATCGACATAAAAATCCTCCAGCAGGATTTTCGACGCATTTGGGTATTCCTCTTTATGATCGATAGCAAGTTGTTCCAGCACTCGCACCGCCAGGAATGGCGCGCACGAAGTTCCGTAGGTTACCGTGCACAATTGGAAATGCTTGATGGGATCGGATGGATCTTCTCTCCAAACGATTTTCTGGAAGTTTCTGTGCTTTTCGTTGACCCATATCTGGCGGAACATTTTTACGATGTCCGCTGAGAATGCAAATTTGTACATTCGGAAACGAAGGCACACAGCGAATAGATCGCGCTGGATACTGGGCCCTGTAAACAGGGTGTCATTTAAAGCCTTACCATTGGCGTCGCGAAATGATCCATCGAAAACTACTCGTAGCTTCCGACCCAGCACTGGGTGGTGGGGTAGATAGAACTGATTTCCAGTAGCGTTTTCCTCAGGTGGCACCTCTCGCATGTGCCCCAGATTTGTGTACTCCCTCATAAAGTGTACGTACTGTGTACGCAGCTGCTCGTTCTGTTGCAGCCGCCGCTCAACCGATTTAAAGCGTTTGATCGCTCCTTGTAAAGTTCCTCCAAATTCGGGGTTTTCAGTGTTGAATGGAAGTTCCACGATATACTTCCCGTTTTCATCGCGACTGTGAGTGGCGAGAAAGTGCTTCTCCACTTGATCATCCTCCGGTTCCAATTTTGCGCTGCTTTGAACGTTTTCTAGTTCCCAAAACTTCTGAAGCGTGGCGCCTATGTCCACTGTTGTAGTCAGTGCAATAGCGTTGCTTGGACTCGATGTGATGAGTGACGTTATTACCCATCCGAACACCGAAGAAATGGCGATGAGATTACCCTTGTTGTCGTACATCTTTCGTCCTGTAAACACTGACCATACATGTTCGCTGCCCAATAGAATGTCAACAGGTGAGTTTGTGTTGAATTCAGAATCCGCCAACTGCAGATCCTTGAAAACCTTGAGCGccgatgcatcgatgttttgcCTTTCCAGCGAAGAAGTGATCCTGCCTAGCACGTGGGCGTAGACAACCAACTGATCCTCAGAGATACGAGACTTGATATGCAAGGTGCTGCATCCCCTGGTCGTGTCTGCTTTCACCGAAGAGATTCCGGTAACCAAGATGCGTGATGCCGACCGTGTCAATCCGAGAGCTTGGATGCAACGCTCGGATACGTAGGAAAGCTCTGAGCCCGTGTCCAATAAGAGACGGCATGTTACGTGGTCACCTTTTGCGTTTTGAACATAAACCATGGCAGTTGGTAATATGCTTCGCCTAACTTCCGATTCCTGTGCAGATTTTGCAGTGCCCTGTGCACATACAACCGATTGAGTGCCCTCTCCTTGGGCGAAATGACTGAGAGTCACCGATGTGTTGTTGGACGCGCTTGTGTTTCGCTCGTCCTCCCCTGGTATCTGGGCAAGATTCCCAATAGCCTGTGGATTCACTTGGACATGAAGAAGGGAGTGATGATTTCCCTTGCATTGCCTACATTTGTACGTCGACTTGCACTTGCTGACCCCATGACCAGGTCGCAAGCAGTTGTAGCACAGTGATTTCTCCTTCACGAAGGATCGCCTCTGCATCCCGGACATATCCAAGAACTGCTGACAGCTGTACAGAGTGTGTTCTGTAGAATTACATTTGGTGCAGCCACTCCCTTCGACCGCAACCATCGATTGTGTGaccctttttggtttttctgcaTGTGTTATTGTCTTGCCACAAGTAGCAAGCTCCCTTTTACTCAGCTCCAGTTCCTCGCAACGAGAATCGAGAAACTTGAAGAATTCCTCGAGAGTTGGTGAATCCGTGTCCATGCTGCGCTCAATCCACCTGCGCCGCGTGTCAGCGTCTAGTTTCTCCAGCGCCAGATAGATGATCCAGCAATCGCGGCCCATCTGGTTGACCGCATCCAATCCGCGAACAATTTCGTTTGCTCCGTCTGACACCTTCCGTAGAATTGATGCATCTACCTTTGTAGTTGTTGGTAGGCTCATAAACTGCTCCAAAAATGAGTTTACAATGTGCCGTGGACGATTGTGCCTCTCCTTAAGACGTTCCCAAGCTGTGTTGTAAGCAGTCTCCGTAATGGCCAAGTGCCGTACCAAGTTGGCAGCCTCATCAACAAGAAGTGTTTTCAAGTGATGGAACTTCTGTGTGTTGGACAAATGCTGCTTGTTATGAATTGTGTTTTCATAGATGTCTTGAAAGGAGGGCTACTCTGTGTAGTTGCCAGAGAACTGcttgatttgaatttttggcAATTCGCTCTGATTAGAATTCGCCGCGAATACTGAACTTAAATTTGCCAAAGTGACGTCACCACCAACTTGAACCGGCGTGCTAGAACTAGCCTGATTTGCAGCCAGTCGCTCAAATAGTTGTTGGTTTTGTTGCAGCAAATTGACAATTGCGTCGTTGTTGGAATGCAGACCGTTGCTGCCATTCGAAATGCCTGTAGATGTACTCGGTTGTAGAGCATCACTTCTGTCCTTGAGAATTGCGATCGCCCTTAGGTACTTTTCTTCGTAAATCGCATTATCGATTTCCGGATCGACGTAACCTTCCACTTCCTCGTGGACAGCAATGGCATCGCCGAACTCGTTGAACTCCTTCCAAACATCGTGGAGAAGTTGTATGCGCGTGGTGATCTCTGTCAGTGTTGCAGATTCCGCTTGCTCTGCCCATGAGAGACAACGTGTGATGTTAGCCTTGAGCCTGGAACGGCTCTTCATAAATGCTTTTAATTGTTCCATAGCAAACAATTATCCTGAGAATCAAAGCACTCCACTAACTGTCCAAGAATCCGTGAACGAAGGACCAACAATATGGTCAGAAATAAGACGATTTGAGTTGCCTATGTGTGGActgcattaatttttattcttgcCAGTTGCGAAGCCTATTCGATACTGAAGTGAATTTCGCAAAACGACGCCGTCTTAGCGGCGTTGCCAGAAACTAAAGAGATTGTGTATGTATACATGTTTTCTTGtacaaatgagataaaattttagtttttaatacggggatagatgttgaagtgcaaattaaatgataaagattgttataatttttacatagaacacgaaagggctcatgcagagtaaaatttgatgtacatcgagtctaacgggaacttgcacttgatattgtggactcgaaactgaagaacaatatttcaaaataggacggacaagggagttaaataataatctggttgtataagggtcattaaattcttttgaccaacgctttataaacccaagaacactcatagctttattgacaatggccattatgtggcagtcaaatttaagttttgggtcgagtagaacacctaaatcgttaattgaatatatacggtcgagtggtgtattttgaagAAAATAACTAATGAACGTAGGAGTACCCCTAcaaaaagtcataacgttgcatttaaggcagttcagatttaaaaggttgtactcacaccatccctgaaaacaatcaatatctgactgtaagttgaaacctgaccctacatctttatatgataaacaaagcttaacatcgtcagcgcacattagtacacgagaatgtgctACGATAGAGGGCAGattgttaataaacaaagtaaacagcaaaggacCTAAttgactaccttgaggaactccagatgtcacgttgatcattttaaaaacagcgctcttaaatataaccctctgagtcctaccattcaagtaacttgaaatccacatggaaacccaagctgatctaatttgaataaaaggagagagtggttaacagagtcaaaggccttactaaaatctgtatatataacgtcagtctgcatgttattcttatatccatttattacaataaatgacaattcaagaaggttggtggtggtcgatcttcgcttaacaaaaccatgctgacacggtgatattagcgaggaacataaatgctgcaaatgagaagtaataatacattcaaatgctttaggaattgccgacaatttggaaatgcctctataattcttGGCATCCGAATAATGAaggaataatgaaagagtccttcaagatagttggaaaaactgatgaagaaatagacaaatgaaaaagtttaagaatcagTTTACAAatgtccatcaggaccgggagaatacgttgactttgttgttgttaaatcttttaaaagagaactttcggtaattacaggggtaaaaatacaattagccctATTTAGGGGGTTAGGGTAGATagggtttgaccaagcagccgaactacaagtagtttggaaaaactcggcaaataaatccgcaatttcagaatccatcgatgcctcttttgagtttaaccgtaccgatgaaggcaatgccgaagacttacgcttggcattaacgaagttataaaactgcttcgtatcatttgaaaattcgaatttacatcgatttaaacacatggaatagcaatgactattgagaacattaaattctgaacgagccacaacatagttcgcaaaatcagatggcttacccgattttttatactttttaaaagtgttggatttaagattttttaagtcATTTAAGCgcattgttaaaccaaggaggcctgtttagcttcggaggaagcctgtcaggaacgcattcgtcaaaaaagtgtttaaaacgctatagaaaagttcaattgcactgtcaatatccatgcaattgtacaaatcagtccaattatattgcgaaatcgtgtaatttagtttataatagtcacatttacgaaagcatctccttttagtttgaggaactaaaggagaaagggtatgagtacaggggaggccaattgtcaattccaaagttggatgatatcggtctttaggtacaacaagtgcgtcaattctagctacCGTGCcttcatgcggatctaaaacaaatactagatctaattgtctatttaatgaatttcgtataaagcttacttgctgtaacgataattctaaaaggccatccacaaaatcatgggcggataaaggagtagcgacaagtgagtcagtgggaAGAGAGCAAGAGATATTacggagattaaagtcacccaaaacaattaataaCTGCCCCTGAGCTGGattttttgcgtttgggcgactcggttaataatcacaaactgagttgaacccgtcattaagctgtttaaaaactcgtgaaaggttcaataggccgtctcgagtctgcctcataaagctgatCATTTCTTGCCTGTCTTGCTGTCATTTTcttgcaggactcacatgcccacatgagaccggtatgcatttcaatgaagtctttaactctgccagtaaatcctgcacatttgatGTGCATGACCGATTCGCAGAACCAacagataataaaagaatctttaGTTGACATCGGAAGAGAACAACTTTTCTTTGTAAAGATAAGGGCCATTTtataagaaaacaagaaaggaagctagcttcggcaagccgaagcttatatacccttgcagatcattctattaatttacaaatcgcaaaaatgttaaatttcttattatttcacattaatttttcgatcgtttctatcacagctatatgatatagtagttcgatcttttaaaaattaaaatcgaaattcggaaatatttaaaaatagttatatcccagagtagaaggaaatgtaataaaaaccaacaaagatataatttttttctcaataatttccatttaattttttgaccgttcctatggcagctatatgatatagtgatccgatttaaaaaacaaaaaaaccgaaattcagaaatatataaaaaaaaatattcccaagagtagaaggtaatatttcaaaaaacaccggagctagattttttttacgtttttttttatttatccttcctatgggagctataagatatagttgtccgatccggttggttccgacttatatactacctgcaatagaaagaagacttttgggaaagttttatcccgatagcttgaaaactgagagactagtttgcgtagaaacggacggacagacggacagacggacatggctagatcgactcgtctagtgatgctgatcaagaatatatatactttatggggtcggaaacgtctccttcactgcgttgcaaacttctgactgaaatcataataccctctgcaagggtataaaaaaaggttattcaaagaaatacaaaataaaatatggaaaatatacctcgagtaaatttggcactgggatcaaattccaacaccgcaaaaaaacacaaatcacgaaagtataagagcgcgagatcgcgaattaagtcgagagcaagagagcgcgagagaaaaagtgttcaatcgactgagcgtggcttgtggggcaccaacaactaaacgcagagactatgagaaaagcacccaagagtctacaagaaatttggcaggttccaagagagcgaaattacagttataatagagcggaaagagagagagagaaagagagagaatacaagagcaaatttagagagtgcaaaataacaccaacaaagccaagatattaaacaaatataatggaaattgttaaaataactaaaaccacatacccgttaaacagggagatctatttaaaacactaacgcgattgttaggcaaactttgttagtaagctaaacacaaaacacttgcgaaaaaatcacaaaaataaatcataaactcagagcacaggtaaacacaaccgttcacaagcgacgctaaatcgtTTATGTTTAACATTGTTCAAGTTCTCAATGTTACGAAcaagaatgtttttttttgctttattaatcgcattctattataaatatgtttattccgtgataaatctttaatgaataaagacaatatataatggggaaacgtttttaaattcacatcagtcattatttacaccgtaaacgtggaagtggtcttattaataaggtaatagattctcttccgattgagtttcacattcctGGATTGGATTGTGGACCCGGTATGAAGCTTGCAGAGCGATTACAGCGTGAAGATCACGGAATTAATCAGTTGGATGAAGCTTGCAAGGTTCACGATATTGCCTATTCACAAAACAAGGATCTAAGCAATCAACATAAGGCAgattctgaattaattaacaaggctTGGGAGCGAGTAAAGGCGAAGGATAGTTCTCTTAAGGAGCGAGCAGCACCATATTTTGTAACTAATATTATaaaagcaaagaaacattttggaatgggtgttcggaagcgaaataagaaaaaacaaaatagctTTAAAGGCCGCTGGCAACACTAATCACAATAACGAGATCATGTCTATAATAGAAAAACTGCGAGAGATGTCTGTCGACAAGTTTGGACACTTTTCAGATGAAAAAGAGCACacggatattttaaaaagggatattaaaaCTGTTGTGGGTTTGTGTATTGATGGTGACGATAACCTGAATACTCAACAGAAACGAGTTAAAAATTGTGGGAACCCAATAGATTATTCAGATGCAACGACGAAAAAATATGTCGATGAAAACTTGGATACGTTAAAGAGAGAATCGAAGACTTTCTAAAATAActtcttttgaaaatttagttcaagttaataatgggagggttgataatgttgataaaatTCTAACCAATATATTAACAAAGATTACTAGTGTTAAAAACTATGTTTTTCAATATCTTACTCAAccgaaatcagttttaaaatcaaagacaaTTGAAATAGAAGGTACTGCAACTCCAATAGTAAGAAAGTTCTAGTACCAAAACTATGACTGATAAATTGGAtattgttaaagaaattcatGCTCCGTGTCGACGTAATTTTAAACGTCGAAGGGTAGTGACAAAGGGTATAAATGATTTCTGGCAAGCAGGTTTAGTAAAAATGGGAAAGTATTCAAAGCCTAACGGAGGATTGGGTCGCCCCAATCGACGTCAATTCTTCCAATGAAAAACAGCCTACAATCATCTCAAAATGTTTAGAGTGGGGAAATTGCGTAATGGAGATTATTTACGCAtcagtaaatataaacatgtgtTTAAAAAGGGCTATAGACCGAATTGGActacagaaatttttaaaataataagtgtgGGAAACACATTCCCTACCACATACTTGTTGGAAGACTTCGAAGGTAATCCAATACAAGGTGGATTCTATAAAgaagaactgaaaaaaactcgttcccagacaaatatttagtggaaaaaataataaagagagacgggaataaagtccgtgtacgttggttggggtttaaaaaaaaaatatgatagctgggaatctaaagataatatttaatagagCAACTCTTATTCGGATTGAATATGATCAGACCCGCATGCACAActttaagcaaaacaaaaggtgagttaaaataatttattaa
The genomic region above belongs to Drosophila takahashii strain IR98-3 E-12201 chromosome 2L, DtakHiC1v2, whole genome shotgun sequence and contains:
- the LOC138914946 gene encoding uncharacterized protein; translated protein: MKSRSRLKANITRCLSWAEQAESATLTEITTRIQLLHDVWKEFNEFGDAIAVHEEVEGYVDPEIDNAIYEEKYLRAIAILKDRSDALQPSTSTGISNGSNGLHSNNDAIVNLLQQNQQLFERLAANQASSSTPVQHLSNTQKFHHLKTLLVDEAANLVRHLAITETAYNTAWERLKERHNRPRHIVNSFLEQFMSLPTTTKVDASILRKVSDGANEIVRGLDAVNQMGRDCWIIYLALEKLDADTRRRWIERSMDTDSPTLEEFFKFLDSRCEELELSKRELATCGKTITHAEKPKRVTQSMVAVEGSGCTKCNSTEHTLYSCQQFLDMSGMQRRSFVKEKSLCYNCLRPGHGVSKCKSTYKCRQCKGNHHSLLHVQVNPQAIGNLAQIPGEDERNTSASNNTSVTLSHFAQGEGTQSVVCAQGTAKSAQESEVRRSILPTAMVYVQNAKGDHVTCRLLLDTGSELSYVSERCIQALGLTRSASRILVTGISSVKADTTRGCSTLHIKSRISEDQLVVYAHVLGRITSSLERQNIDASALKVFKDLQLADSEFNTNSPVDILLGSEHVWSVFTGRKMYDNKGNLIAISSVFGWVITSLITSSPSNAIALTTTVDIGATLQKFWELENVQSSAKLEPEDDQVEKHFLATHSRDENGKYIVELPFNTENPEFGGTLQGAIKRFKSVERRLQQNEQLRTQYVHFMREYTNLGHMREVPPEENATGNQFYLPHHPVLGRKLRVVFDGSFRDANGKALNDTLFTGPSIQRDLFAVCLRFRMYKFAFSADIVKMFRQIWVNEKHRNFQKIVWREDPSDPIKHFQLCTVTYGTSCAPFLAVRVLEQLAIDHKEEYPNASKILLEDFYVDDVLTGSNSEDELLRNRNELVQLMSRANLELGKWVSNTPCIQTNDGDTQSAQTSPVKVLGLYWHPGNDVLTYNVGYLLLSDSKLADNWLKWRADLDTLQKFRLPRFVANDPDNIELHGFSDASTKAYAAVVYSRVTNEDGSISVSIVAAKTRVAPLKQQSLPRLELCAALLLSQLIRSITSGLRHKNITVFGWSDSSIVLSWLSYAPAQLKTFVGNRTSEILDTIPRSAWRHFDSKTNPADCASRGLMAADLIDFHLWWNGPQWLRDKDQYLVKLNDSRFGLSLTDKRIQGEVKSNCLATLTEATQIHLLDELIERVSSWIKLVHIVGYVMRFIQRTRNPSREKVSGALSFEEIKAARILCIKHAQGCFQDDYQLLLGKKPLKNRSQLVKLAPIIDENDLLRVGGRLHHSQLSRDAKHPVLLPKAHRISKLILEHEHRVNLHPGVFSLFVIVRQKFWIFGARNLIRKITHDCLACFRQRSHTSQQQMANLPSVRITQALPFIHTGCDYAGPILLKDAKVRKPRISKGYICLFVCMVTSAIHLELATDLTTETFLAALRRFISLRGKCSKIYSDNGTNFIGAKRSLDEMQELLSSQTHKDTVSSTLADDGIQWLLIPPRAPHWGGKWESAVRCVKLHLRRITGNSTLTFEQMRTLLAQISAVINSRPLCHTPDTETNYLSPAHFLIGRPLTTVPDPDLSHIPVGRLGYWQSIQSMLQGFWKKWHQEYLTTLQQRPKWTTSTPNISTGNVVLVKESNSPPASWHIARVMETYPGKDDIV